Sequence from the Microbacterium sp. 1.5R genome:
ACACCGGCTCGTTCATGTCGTTCTCGTCGACCCTGAAGCGCAATGCCATGAAGCTGTCGAAGATCTGCAACGACCTGCGACTGCTGTCGTCGGGTCCGCAGGCGGGCTTCGGCGAGATCAACCTGCCGGCGATGCAGGCCGGTTCCAGCATCATGCCGGGCAAGGTGAACCCGGTGATCCCGGAGGTCGTCAACCAGGTGGCGTTCGCGGTCGCCGGCGCGGACATGACGGTGACGATGGCGGCCGAGGCCGGGCAGCTCCAGCTCAACGCATTCGAGCCCGTGATCGCCCACTCGATCTTCCAGTCCATCACCTGGATGCGTCAGGCGATGTGGACGCTGCGCGTCAACTGCGTCGACGGCATCACGGCGAACCGAGACCGCCTCGGCGCCATGGTCGGCGCTTCGGTCGGCGTCATCACAGCACTCACGCCGTTCATCGGATACGCCGCCGCGGCCGCGCTGGCCAAGACCGCGCTGCTGACGAACAGGAACGTCGCCGACCTGGTCGTCGAAGCCGGACTGATGTCTCGCGAAGAGGTCATCAAGCAGTTGTCGCCCGCGCGCCTGTCGGGACTCGAGGCCATCACGGCCGCGATCCCGGTGATCGGGTCCGAGGACCTCATCGAGATCTGACTCCGAGCACACGGAAGGGCCCCGGCGACATCCCGCCGGGGCCCTTCCGTGTGTCACAGAGCGAGCGGGGGATCAGTCCAGCACGCGACAGTGGGTGGTGAGCTCGCCGATGCCGTCGATGCCGACCGTCACCGTCGAACGATCCCGGAGGAAGATCTGGGGGTCTCGAGAGTATCCGGCACCGCCGGGGCTCCCGGTGGAGATCAGAGTGCCGGGAAGCAGCGTCAGGGACTGCGAGAGATGCGCGATGAGCTTCGCGACCGACCGCACCATCTGATCCGTGCTCGCGTCCTGGACGGTCTGGCCGTCCACGATCGCCCAGATGTGCAGGTCCTGCGGGTCGGCGACCTCGTCGGCCGTGACGGTGAAGGGACCGGTCGGGGTGAAGCCGTCGAACGACTTGCACCGTGACCACTGCGCTTCAGAGAACTGGACGTTCCGCGCCGTGATGTCGTTCACGACGGTGTAGCCCCAGACGTGCGAGAGCGCGTCGGCCTCTGCGACATCCTTCGCCGGGGTGCCGATCAGCACACCGAGCTCCGCCTCGTAGTCCACAGCCTCGCTCAGCGAACGCGGCCACGATGTCGTCTGCTCGTGGCCTGTCAGCGAGTTCGGCCACAGGGTGAACACGGTCGGAGCGGCGTCGGTCTTCAGACCGAGCTCGCTCGAGTGAGCCGCGTAGTTGAGGCCGACCGCGAGGACCGCCGGGGGAGCGATGACCGCTGAGGCGAAGCTCCACCCGTCGAGCGGGTGCCGCGGGGCATCGCCGTCGAGGGCCGAGCGAAGAGCGGTGAGCGTCTGCTCGCCCCCTTCGATCAGCTGCTGAAGCGTCGCAGGGGGGTCGGGAAGGAGATCGGAGACGAGGATGGCATCGGCACCCTCCACCACTGCGAGATGCGCAGCGGGAGAGTCGGCACGACGCAGATGAGCGAACCGCATGCTCCTACGCTATCCGCTGCTCGGCTCGATTGCCTGGAGGAAGTCGCCAGACCCGGGCGAAGTTGGTTGTTCGCCATATGCTTTGGCTATGAGTTCCGGAGGACCGTCCCAGCCATCGCCGTACACGCCGCCGCCCGCGCAGCAACAGCCGCCGACGTATCCCCAGCAGCCGCCGACGTATCCCCAGCAGTATGCTGCGCAGCCCCCGCAGTATTCGGCGCAGCAGTACGCGCAGTCGAACTACGCCCCGCCGCAGTTCTCCCAGCGTCCTCAGTACGCCTCGGTCCTCGCTCAGCCGACCCCGTATTCGCCTCCCGCTCCGGCCGCACCCTCGCCTGCCCCCGGTCTTCCTGCCCTGCCGGCGGCACGCCGAGGCGGACGCGTCGCGCTGTTCGCGCTGTTCGGCTTCCTCGGTCTGCTGATGCTCGGGCTCATCGCCTACTTCGGTCTGTTCCTGGGTCCGCTCGCATCGATCATCGGCCTCGTCCTCGCGCTCGTCCCGCTCGCCATCGTCTTCTTCGTCGTCCGTATGATCGACCGGTGGGAACCCGAGCCCAAGTCGCTGGTGTTCTTCGCGATCGCCTGGGGTGCGATCGCCGCCGTGGGACTCACGCTCCTCGTCGACCTCGGGCTGACCGCGCTCCTGGGGTTCCGGGGAGAAGTGGCGGGCGCCGTCATCCAGGCGCCGATCGTCGAGGAGTTCTGGAAGGGTTTCGGAGTCTTCCTGATCTTCCTCATCGCGCGTCGCTCGTTCGACGGACCGGTCGACGGGGTCGTCTACGGGGCGCTGGTCGGTGCCGGCTTCGCGTTCACCGAGAACATCCAGTACTTCGCGATCAGCCTCATCGAGGGCGGCGGCGAGCAGCTGACGGTGACCTTCATCCTCCGGGCGATCATGTCGCCCTTCGCCCACGCGATGTTCACATCGCTGACGGGTCTCGCCATCGGCCTGGCCGCTCGACGGCATGCGTCGACAGGGGCCGCACTCGGGTTCGGTCTGCTCGGGATGCTGGGGGCGATGGTGCTCCACGGCCTGTGGAACGGATCGTCCTTCGCGAACTTCTTCCTCCTCTACTTCGTCCTCCAGGTGCCGCTGTTCGTAGGGTTCATCGTGGGGATCATCGCGTTGAGGCGCGAGGAGTCTCGCCTCACGAAGGCCCGTCTGGGCGATTACGCGGCCGCCGGGTGGTTCACCCCCGAGGAGGTCACGATGCTCGCGACTCCCGCCGGGCGCAAGACCGGCCTGGCATGGGCGTCGCAGCTTCGGGGCGATCGGCGTCCGCTGATGCGCGAGTTCATCAAGGACGCCACCATGCTGGCATCCGTCCGTCAGCGCGCGATAACGGGGCGCGACCCTATGGCACCGGCGGACGAGCAGGCGCTGCTCGCCCGAACCCGCGCCACTCGGGCTGCTCTGCTGGCCTACTGAGACCCGCTGATCATGGCCCTCTTCATCCTCGTGCACGGAGCAGGAGACACGGGGTGGTCATGGCATCGGCTCGCCGCCGTCCTGCGGGAGCGCGGACATGAGGTGATCGCACCCGACCTGCCGGGCGATGACGAGTCACTCACTCTCACCGATTACGCGGATGCCGTCGTGGCCGCGGCAGACGCGAGACGGGGCGGTGTCGTGGTCGGCCATTCGTTCGGGGGATTCACCGCAGCGATCGTCGCTGAGAGATTGGCGGCGGACGTGCTCGTGATGCTGGCGGCGATGATTCCCGACCCCGGGGAGCGTCCGGACGAGTGGTGGTCCAACACCGGATTCGAGGATGCCGTGGCGGCGCAGGCAGCCCGCGACGGAGGCCTCACCGGCAACGATGATCCGCACATCGGCTTCTATCACGACGTGCCGCGAGCGCTCGCCGACGAGGCGATCGGTCGGGAGAGAGCACATCCGTCGGTCGCATCAATGGCCGTCCCGTGGCCGCTCACGGCCTGGCCCTCTGTTCCCACTCGGTTCGTCGTCTGCACGGAGGACAGATTCTTCCCGCCCGCATTCCTTCGCGACCTCGCCCGGAAGCGCCTGGCATCGTCGCCGACGAGATCGAGGGGAGTCACTGTGTCGCCCTCAGCCGGCCCGAAGAGCTCGCATCGATGCTGATCGCCTACGCGCAGGAGCAGCAAGCGTCATGATGCTCGAGCCGTCAAGCAGGTTCCATACCAAGACTCAGCGCCCGGTGCTGCGGCGATGCCTGCATGTCTACCGGGCGCTGAGTTGATCTGTAAACAGGGTGCACCCGGTGTGCGCGGGTGTCAAGGGCTTAGGGGCAGTCGACGGGCGGCATCGCCGTTTCGCCCTCAGCGGAGCGATCGCGTTGACCCGCGCCGGGCGACTCGGGTTTGATGGAGGACATGACTGATCGCACAAAGCCTGAGTTCGACGCCCCCACCGGACCCGCCCCCGCGGAGCTCGTGATCCGCGACATCATCGAGGGAGACGGAGCCGAGGCCAAGCCCGGCGACACGGTCACCGTGCACTACGCCGGTGTCGAGTTCGAATCGGGCGAGGAGTTCGACTCGTCGTGGGGTCGCGGCGAGACCATCCAGTTCCCGCTTCGCGGCCTGATCCAGGGGTGGCAGGACGGCATCCCGGGCATGAAGGAAGGCGGACGGCGCGAGCTCGTCATCCCGCCGCACCTCGCATACGGCCCGGTCGGAGGAGGCCACTTCCTCTCGGGCAAGACCCTCATCTTCATCATCGATCTCGTCGCCGTCGGCTGACCCGATCGACGCCGGAAGGCGCCGGGCCCACTGCGGGCTCGGCGCCTTTTCGTCGCCCGAGGAAATATCCGCATTCAGGGGAATACATGCATGTGCATGTAAGTTGTTACGCGTGACGCCGTGAACACGGCCCCTCATCCGTTGCCGCACACATGCGGCTGATGTCTCCAGAGGAGAAACCATGACCAGCATCGACATTCCCGGCTACCGTCCCGGCACCTGGGTGCTCGACCCGTCGCACAGCGAGGTCACGTTCAGCGTGCGCCACATGATGATCTCGAAGGTGCGCGGCACGTTCGGCGTCAAGAGCGCGACGCTGATCGCTCCCGAGAACCCGCTCGAGGCCCGCGTCGAGGCGAGCGTCGACGTCACCTCGATCGACACCAAGGACGAGGGGCGCGACACGCACCTGCGCTCCGGCGACTTCTTCGACACCGAGAACTTCCCCACGATGGAGTTCGTGTCGACGGGTGCGCGCGCCGAGGACGGCGAGCTCTTCGTCGACGGCGACCTGACGATCCGCGGCATCACCAAGCCCGTCAGCTTCGAGCTCGACTTCGGTGGCTTCGGCTCCGACCCGTGGGGCAACTACAAGGCCGGCGCATCGGCCAAGACGGTCATCAACCGCGAGGACTTCGGCCTGACGTGGAACGCCGCGCTCGAGACCGGCGGCGTGCTCGTCGGCAAGGACGTCACGATCAGCCTCGACCTGCAGGGCGCTCTGCAGCAGGACTGATCACCTGATCTCGAGAACCCCGGGCCCTCAGGGCTCGGGGTTCTCTGCGTCGTAGCCGCGGAATCCCGGGCTGCGCCGTGCGAGCAGGGCGACCAGGGTGATCACCAGCAATCCGCCCAGCAGCGGCGGGAACCACAGGGTCGTGAGGGTCGCGAGCGTGCCCGCGTAGAGGGCGCCGATCCGGGGGCCGCCGGCGACCACGATGATGAAGACCCCCTGCAGTCGACCGCGCATGGTGTCGGGCACGGCCGCCTGCATCATCGTGTTGCGATAGATCGAGCTGATGTTGTCGGATGCGCCGGAGAGCGCGAGCGCGATGCACGAGGCGATGATCAGCCCGACGTTCGGCGTCGCCTCGGTCGCCCCGGCAGAGACGGCTCCGATGACCAGGACCACGCCGAAGAGCAGGATGGACGCGCCATAGGCCTCGACCGCGCGCTCGATGCCGCGTCCGTGCCAGCGGTACTGCACGACCCGACCGGAGAAGAGGCTCGATGCGAATGTGCCCGCGGCGACGGCTGCGGTGAGGATGCCGGTGGTCACCGCTCCGCCGCCCAGCAGAAGGGTGCCGAGTGCAGGGAAGAGCACGAGGGGCTGCCCGAATGTCATGGCGATGATGTCGACCACGTACTGCATCCGGATGTTGTTCGCGCGGCGCAGGAACCTCCACCCGTCCACGAGCGATGCGAACCCCGGCCGCACGATGTCCCCTTCCGGCCGCAGCGGAGGGAGACTCCACAGGCCGAGGAACATCGACAGCATCAGGATGACGTCGAGTGTGTAAGTCCACCCGTAGCCTGTCAGCGCGACGAGTATGCCGGCTACCGCGGGGCCGGCCATCACGGTGAGGCCGAACGCCACTCCGTTGAGCGCGGACGCGGCGGCCAGCTTGTCGCGGGGGATGAGCCGTGGCACGATCGCGGTCCGGGTGGCCATGCCGACCGAGTTCGCGGCGGAGTTGACGATGCTCAGCACGTAGAGCCACCAGATCGTCTCCGCACCGGTCCAGGTGAGCGCGGCGAGCAACGCGGTCGAGGCGAAGGTCACCGTGGCCGCGACCAACGCCACGCGGCGGCGGTCGAACGCGTCCGCGAGCATCCCGCCGTAGAGGCCGGCGAGGATCATGGGGACGAGTCCGGCGACCGCGATCATCGATACCGCGAAGGTGCTTCCGGTGAGCGCGAAGACGTGCAGCATCACCGTGACGATCGTCAGCTGCCCGCCGATCCCCGCGAGCACCGAGCCGATCCACATGCGTGCGAATGCAGGGCTGGCCCGCAGGGGGCTGAGATCGATCAGATGGCTGCGTGCAGCGCTCACGCCGCGTATCCGTCATGCATGATTCGAGAGTATCCGAGGTGCCGTCGGGCGGGCGTGGGCACGGTCACCCAGCGGCATCGAGTCCTGGTAGACTCTTCAGGTTGCCGTTTGATCGGCCGCGGATAAAGAGAGCTCACGCATCAGGCGTCGGGCACCGCGCAACAAGCAGAGAGGGGATCGAATCTATGGCACTGGAAGCAGACGTCAAGAAGGCGATCATCGAAGAGTACGCGACGCACCCCGGTGACACCGGATCCCCCGAGGTGCAGGCCGCGATGCTGACGCAGCGCATCAAGGACCTCACGGAGCACCTGAAGGAGCACAAGCACGACCACCACTCGCGTCGTGGCCTGTTCCTGCTCGTGGGTCAGCGCCGTCGTCTGCTCGGCTACCTCCAGAGCGTCGACATCGAGCGTTACCGCTCGCTGATCGCACGCCTGGGTCTCCGCCGATAACGCGGAGCGAGCCAGCGTACAATCGCGCAGAACATTCTTGAGAAGGCCGCCCCAGGTGTGGGGCGGCCTTCGTCATGTTCGGGGGGAGGCGTGCGGCGCCTCCCCGGGGCAGGCGTTCGTGCCGACCAGGTCGGGGTGGTGGATCGCAGCCACGTCGGGGTGCGCACGCAGTCGCGACTTCATGGCGTTCTCGCCATAGGTGGCATGGATGGGGTTGCTCGGGTCCTCGGTGATGCCGGTCGCCGCCGCGGCGAGATCTGCGGGAAGCTCGAGAAGCGGCAGCTGCTGATCGAGCGCGGGGTTGAAGAAGAACGGGATGGAGATGCGCTCTTCGGGTGCCCGAGGGGAGATGACGCGGTGGTTGGTCGCCTTGAGGTAGCCGCCGGTCGCGTACTCCAGCAGCTCGCCGATGTTGACGACGAACGCGCCCGGGACGGACGGGGCTGACACCCACTCGCCGTCTCGTTCGACCTGCAGGCCGCCCTTGCCGGGCTCGACCCAGAGCAGGGTCAGCACTCCGGAGTCCTTATGCGCTCCGACGCCCTGCTGCGGCTCGGGTTCGTGGGTGCCGGGGTAGCGGACGATCTTGATCAGCGTCGACGGATCACGGAAGGGCTCGTCGAAGTACGACTCGTCCGCCCCGAGCGTGACGGCCCAGGCGCGCAGGAGCTTGCGGGCGACCTCGGTCAGCGTGTCGTGCCACTCGGTGATCACCGCTTTGAGCTCGGGCTGTGCGGAGGGCCACAGATTCGGGCCGACGAGTCGATTGAAGGCCGGACCGCCCTCGACAGGCTCGCGCTCGGGGCCGATGTCGATCTGCTCGCGCCAATCGACCTTGCCCTGCGTCCGCTCGCCGCCGACCCGCGTGTACCCGCGGAAATGAGGACTCTTGACGTTCTCGATCGCGAGCTTCTCGTCGTCGGGCAGCGCGAAGAAATCGAGCGCGGCGCGGTGCAGCCTCGCCTCCAGTTCGGGCGAGATGCCTGTGCCGGTGAGATAGAAGAAGCCCACGTCGTGCGTGGCCGCGCGAAGGTCGTCGCGGAACCGAGCAGCGGCTTCGGGACCGGCATCGAGCTGGGACAGGTCGAGGATGGGAAGCGAGAGATCAGCCATTCACCGAGCGTAGATCGGGTCTGGGCGAGTGCGGTTCAGTGTTGCGCCGAATTACCGAGAGGCGATCGCGTGCGTGCGAGGCCCGAGCGGAAGGGGTGCTAATGTCTCTGAAGTAAGGGATGCCTTACCTCAGTCTTTCCCAGAGAGTTCCCTCCGTGCTCGCCACTTTTCTCATCGGTCTTCGTGAAGGCCTCGAAGCCGCGATCGTCGTCGGCATCCTCGTCGCCTACCTGCGCAGGCTCGGTCGCGGTGACGCGTTGCCCAGGCTCTGGGCGGGGGTCGGCCTGGCGATCGCCCTCGCACTCGGCATCGGGGCCGTCCTGACCTTCGGTGCGTACTCGCTGACCTTCGAGGCTCAGGAGCTGATCGGCGGACTGCTGTCGCTGCTCGCGGTGGGCATGGTGACCTGGATGATCTTCTGGATGCAGAAGGCCGGGCGCACGATGAAGGCGACCCTCGAGGGCGGACTCGACCGCGCGCTCACACAGGGCGGCGTCTGGGCGCTGATCGCGATCGGCTTCGTCTCGGTGGCACGCGAGGGGATCGAGACGACTCTTCTGCTGTGGTCGATGGTGCAGTCCTTCGGCGATGCTCCGTCGGCGCTGCTCGGCGCGGTGCTCGGGCTTCTCGCCGCCGTGGTGATCGGCTGGGCGCTCGCCCGCGGCGCCGTCCGGCTCGACCTTCGCCGGTTCTTCACCTGGACCAGTGGGTTCCTCGTCATCGTCGCAGCCGGGGTGCTCGCCTACGCGATCATGGACCTCCAGGAGGCCGGCGCGTTGCCGGGACCGTTCACCGCGGCGGCACCGATCGACGCGGCCACCGGGGCGGTCGCTCTCGGCTGGGTGGCATTCCCCTTCGGCTGGGCCTTCGATGTCACGAACGTGATCGCGCCCGACAGTGCCTGGGCGACCATCCTGCAGGCGACCGTCGGCTTCATGCCACGGATGACGTGGCTCCAGGTCACGGCTTGGACCGTGTACATCGTCGTCGTCGGGCTCTTCTTCATCCGGGGGCTCCGGTCACGCCGGTCCGCCTCCCCACATGTGCAGACGTCCCCTGGCCGCGACACGTCGGCATCCACTCTCACCCAGCAAGGAGCAGCATGACCACCTCTCGCCGAATCCTCGGTGCCGTCGCCGCAGCAGGCGCGGCAGCACTCGTCCTCAGCGGGTGCGTCGCCAAGAGCGATGTCGCCGCGGGTGCATCCTTCGACGTCTCGTCGACCGACTCGGCGTGCGCCGTCTCGGCTGCGACCGCCCAGAGCGGCACACTCACGTTCGATGTGAAGAACGACAGCGCGCAGACCTCGGAGTTCTATCTGCTCGCAGAAGACGGCCTCCGCATCGTCGGCGAGGTCGAGAACATCGCGCCCTCAGCGTCGCGGACCCTCACGGTGGTGGCTCAGCCGGGGGAGTACTTCACGCTGTGCAAGCCGGGCATGATCGGCGAGGGGGTCGGCAAGTCCGCGTTCACCGTGACCGGCGACCGGGTCGCGGTCGACGGCGAGGATGCCGATCAGAAGCAGCAGGCCGTCGACCTCTACGCCGCCTTCGTCAAGGACCAGGTCGGTCAGCTGGTTCCGTCGGTCGACGAGTTCGTCACCGCCTATGAGTCCGGCGATGATGAGGCCGCGCGAGCGCTGTTCCCCCAGACGCGCGCGTTCTACGAGCGCATCGAGCCCGTCGCCGAAGCGCTCGGGACGCTCGACCCCCGCATCGACTACCGCGAGGTCGACGCTGTGGCGGAGGGCCTCGACTGGACGGGCTTCCACCGCATCGAGAAGGACCTCTGGGTGCCGGCGCAGGACGCCCTCAACGCCGACGGCGAGACGCCCGCATGGCAGGACTGGGCACCGTCGACGACGGAGGAGCGCGCCGAGTACGGCGACCAGCTGATCGCCGACGTGCAGGAGCTCTACGACTACGTGCACTCGGACGACTTCACCGCGGCTCTCGACGACCAGGGGATCGGAGGCATCTCGAACGGCGCGATCGCGCTGCTCGACGAAGTGGCGACGGGCAAGATCTCCGGCGAGGAGGACTGGTGGTCCGGCACCGACCTGTACGACTTCGCCGCGAACGTCGAGGGGTCGAAGATGGCATTCTCGCTCGTTCAGGATTTCGCCACGGCACAGGGGGATGAAGGCGGGGATCTCGTGACCGAGATCGAAGGCGGATACTCCGCTCTCGAGGAATCCCTCGCGGCGCACGGCTCGCTCTCCGACGGCTTCGTCGGCTACGCCGAGCTCACCGATGCGGACAAGCGCGAGTTCACCGATCTCATCAACGCCCTCGCAGAGCCGCTCTCGCAGCTCACCGGCACCGTCCTCGACTGATCCGACGGACACGGTCTCGCACATGAACGACAGCGCGAAGGACGCTGCAGCTGCCGACTCCCTCTCGGAGTCGGCGGCCGCGGCATCCTCGGCCACGGGTCTCAGCCGGCGCGGACTCCTCGGACTGGCACTCGGCGGCGGCGTCGCGTCCCTCGCCGTCGGAGTCGGCGCCGGACTGTCGGGGGGAGTCGCGCTCGGACGCGCGAGAGCAGAAGCGGACGCCCAGCGTGCGTACGACTTCTTCGGCGCCCATCAGGCGGGAATCACGACGCCCGTGCAGGAGCATCTGCATTTCGCCTCCTTCGACATGATGCCTCGCACCGACCGCGAAGACCTGGTCTCGCTGCTGCAGGATTGGACGTATGCCGCCTCGCGGATGACGCAGGGGCTCGAGGTGAGTGCCACCGGCGCTGTCGGGGGCGATGCGGAGGTGCCGCCGGATGACACGGGCGAGGCTCTCGGGCTGACGGCAGCCGGCCTCACGATCACGTTCGGCTTCGGCCCGACCCTGTTCGAGAACGACGAGGGCGACCGGTACGGCATCGCCTCCCTGCGTCCCGAGCGGCTCGAGAGGCTTCCCGCCTTCCTCGGCGACGATCTCGACCCGCAGACCTCGCACGGCGATCTCTGCATCCAGGCGTGCGCCGACGACCCCCAGGTCGCCGTGCACGCGATCCGCAACCTGAGCCGCATCGCCTTCGGTCGTGCCAAGCTGCGCTGGTCCCAGCTCGGGTTCGGCAAGACGTCCCGCACGACGTCGGCGCAGGCGACGCCCCGCAACCTGTTCGGCTTCAAGGACGGGACCGCGAACATCCTCGCCGATGACTCCGTCGCCCTCGACGAGAACGTGTGGCTCGGCCCCGATGACAGGCCCGAGTGGATGGTCGGCGGGTCGTACCTCGTGGCGCGCAAGATCGCGATGCGGATCGAGACCTGGGACCGCGTGCGGCTCTCCGAGCAGAACACCATCATCGGGCGCGACAAGGGCGAGGGCGCTCCGCTCTCCGGCGGCGACGAGTTCGCGGCGCCGGATTTCGGTACGTCGGCCATCGATCAGAACGCGCACGTCCGTCTCGCGCATCCGGACCAGAACGACGGCATCCGGATCCTGCGGCGAGGATTCAACTACGTCAACGGCAACAACGATCTCGGACGGCTGGACGCGGGGCTCTTCTTCCTGTCGTACCAGCGGGATCCCGCACAGTTCGTCTCGCTGCAGCGCCGGCTGTCGACGGATCGGATGAACGAGTACGTCACGCATGTCGGGTCAGGGATCTGGGCGGTCCCCGGAGGCTCGAAGCCGGGCTCGTTCGTCGGCGCCGACCTCTTCGCCTGATGCCGGTCGAGGGTCAGGAGCGCAGCGTCTCCGCGACAAAGGTCGCGTAGGCATCCGCACCGAAATGGTCGTCGGCTGTGATCGTGACGACTGCATCCTCACCGAATATCAGCAGCTGTCCGTACGCCCCGTGCAGGCGCCACACCTGGCCCGGGCCGTCCCACCCCGCGAGCGCATAGCGCTCGTAACCGGCATTCTCACCGGCGACCACCCAGTCGGAGTGCATCGCGTCGATGATCTCGGTCGGCACGAGTCGTCGGCCCTGCCATTCGCCACGGTCGCGGATCAGTCGACCGAGGCGTGCCACCTCTTCCGTGCGCAGTGCGATGCCGCCTCCCGCGACGATGCGTCCCTGCGGGCACCGCTCCCACTCGAGGTCGTCGAAGCCCAGAGGTGCGAGCAGCCGGGGGCGCAGATACTCGACGACGTCACCGGTCCGCGTGGCCAGGATCATCATCGCCGCGTACGTGCTGGCGTTGGAGTACTGGAAGACGTGACCGCGAGACGGGCGCGAGAGGAACTCTCGTGCGAGATCGGGCCAGTCCGTCATCATGGTCTCCGACCAGGCGAGATCGACTCCGCTCGACATCGAGAGCAGTCGTCGCAGCGTGAGGTGCTCGACGCCGTCTCCGAAGGCGAGGTCCGGCACGTACTCTGCGATCGGGGCATCGAGCGAGATGAGACCGTCGGCGGCAGCGATTCCGGCCGCGAGGACGCACACGCCCTTCGCAACCGAGTGGATCTCCTCGCGGACGTCGGCAGTCCACCGGTGCTCGGCGACGTCGTCACCCACGAGCACGTGGAGCCCGTGAGCCCCGAACCCCGACGAGTCCGCATGGTCCACGAGGCGGTCGCGGATCATCTTGGCTCTCGTCACTCCTTCAGGCTAGCCGCTGCGCCCTGACGGGGCCGACGAGAGCCGGTCGGGTCGCTGCGGTGGCCCTCGCGTCGAGCCAGCTCGGGGTCTCGGAAGAGCCAGGACGGGCGGGGCTCCACCAGCGGGCGGAAGAGCCAGCGCACGGGCTTGGTGGCGAGCGCGAGAGCCAGCACCACCGACAGCAGCGTCACGAGCGGCAGCCACAGCCACGTCGGGTCGAGGTCGCGCAGCACCCCGGTCTCGCGGAAGGGGTACAGCACGAACGAGTGGAGCAGGAACACGTACATCGTGTACTGGCCGAACTTCGTCCACCAGTAGGTTCCGCGGGGGATCAGGGCGAAGAAGGCGGCGCTCAGGATCACTGCCATCAGCATGAGTGCGACGCGCACACCGCCGGCCCACCACTGCTCTCCGCCGAGGTCCGCGTACGCGTCCTCGTAGAACAACCAGTGGCGCAGATCGAGCTCCTTCCAGACATCGATCCACCGCCAGGCCGAGAATCCTGCCGCGGCGAGGAGTACGACGCTGACGACGCGGATCCACCACGGGCGGATCTCGAGGAGGCGGAAGCGAGTGACGACGTCGCGTTCGCGCAGCCACCAGCCGAGTGCGAAGAAGGGCAGAAGGCCCAGGGTCCGCGAGAGCGAGAACGTGCTGTCGACGTTGGGCAGATAGCCCACGCCGATCGAGATGATGACGGTCCACAGCAGCGGCCACCGCAGCAGCGCGAGGTAGGGGAGGACGAGGCGGAAGATGCCGAGCGCCAGGAGGAACCAGAGGGTCCAGGACGGTTTGGTGAAGTTCGGGTCGGCCTGACCCTCGACCAGCCATTTCGTGAGGGTCCACAGGAACTCGAAGATCACGTAGGGCAGCAGGATGTCGGTGATCACCCTGGCCATCTGCACACGCGTCGGGGAACCGGACTTCGAGAAGTAGCCCGAGATGATCGCGAACGCCGGCATGTGGAAGGCGTAGAGGGCGAGATAGGCCGCGAGCGCTATGTCGGAGTCGTAGGTGAGGCGCTGGATCGCGTGGCCGAGCACCACGAGGACGATGCACGCATATCGCGCGTTGTCCCAGAACGGCACGCGCTTGCGGGGCTTCTGGACGGATCCGGTGGCGGGGTTCGTCAGGGCGGATCCGTCGCTGTGCATGCTCTGAGGCTACTCGGGGAA
This genomic interval carries:
- a CDS encoding acyltransferase family protein; its protein translation is MHSDGSALTNPATGSVQKPRKRVPFWDNARYACIVLVVLGHAIQRLTYDSDIALAAYLALYAFHMPAFAIISGYFSKSGSPTRVQMARVITDILLPYVIFEFLWTLTKWLVEGQADPNFTKPSWTLWFLLALGIFRLVLPYLALLRWPLLWTVIISIGVGYLPNVDSTFSLSRTLGLLPFFALGWWLRERDVVTRFRLLEIRPWWIRVVSVVLLAAAGFSAWRWIDVWKELDLRHWLFYEDAYADLGGEQWWAGGVRVALMLMAVILSAAFFALIPRGTYWWTKFGQYTMYVFLLHSFVLYPFRETGVLRDLDPTWLWLPLVTLLSVVLALALATKPVRWLFRPLVEPRPSWLFRDPELARREGHRSDPTGSRRPRQGAAASLKE